In a single window of the Lagenorhynchus albirostris chromosome 19, mLagAlb1.1, whole genome shotgun sequence genome:
- the IL17C gene encoding interleukin-17C isoform X2 produces MPLRVLLLLLWPPTSLALHSPPLRPGARTHTAGTPRCYSAAELPLGHTPPHLLARAAKWEQALPVALVSSLEAAGRRGRHAGSPAGNQCPVLQPEEVLEADVHQRSISPWRYRVDTDESRYPQKLAFAECLCRGCISAKTGRETAALNSVPLVQSLLVLRRRPCSRDAAGVPTPGAFTFHTEFIRVPVGCTCVLPRSAR; encoded by the exons ATG CCGCTCCGTGTCCTCCTGCTCCTGCTCTGGCCGCCCACCAGCCTGGCTCTCCACAGCCCCCCACTCCGGCCAGGGGCCCGCACCCACACAGCCGGGACCCCGCGCTGCTACTCGGCGGCGGAGCTGCCCCTGggccacacccctccccacctgctgGCTCGAGCGGCCAAGTGGGAGCAGGCGTTGCCGGTGGCGCTGGTGTCCAGCTTGGAGGCGGCGGGCCGCAGGGGCCGGCACGCGGGATCGCCGGCCGGGAACCAGTGCCCCGTGCTGCAGCCCGAGGAGGTGCTGGAAGCTGATGTCCACCAGCGCTCCATCTCGCCCTGGAGATACCG CGTGGACACGGACGAGAGCCGCTACCCCCAGAAGCTGGCCTTCGCCGAGTGCCTGTGCCGGGGCTGCATCAGCGCCAAGACAGGCCGCGAGACGGCTGCGCTCAACTCGGTGCCGCTGGTCCAGAGCCTCCTGGTGCTGCGCCGTCGGCCATGCTCCCGGGATGCGGCGGGGGTGCCCACGCCCGGGGCCTTCACCTTCCACACCGAGTTCATCCGAGTGCCCGTGGGCTGCACCTGTGTCCTGCCCAGGTCGGCCCGGTGA
- the IL17C gene encoding interleukin-17C isoform X1: MVSRSSPRPPAWTVPPGLPPDTQAEDVKAGSRKPPKSGGKREPGAQTPPGLRFPTCRGRLRPPARFPQGAEPAAGRAGPLPETPLTPHRLVHQPLRVLLLLLWPPTSLALHSPPLRPGARTHTAGTPRCYSAAELPLGHTPPHLLARAAKWEQALPVALVSSLEAAGRRGRHAGSPAGNQCPVLQPEEVLEADVHQRSISPWRYRVDTDESRYPQKLAFAECLCRGCISAKTGRETAALNSVPLVQSLLVLRRRPCSRDAAGVPTPGAFTFHTEFIRVPVGCTCVLPRSAR; encoded by the exons ATGGTGAGCCGCTCCTCTCCCCGCCCTCCAGCCTGGACGGTGCCGCCCGGCCTGCCGCCCGACACCCAGGCTGAGGACGTGAAGGCAGGGTCCAGGAAGCCGCCCAAATCTGGGGGCAAAAGGGAGCCAGGAGCCCAGACCCCCCCGGGCCTCCGTTTCCCGACCTGTAGAGGGAGGCTACGTCCCCCCGCCCGCTTTCCACAGGGAGCAGAGCCCGCGGCGGGCAGGGCGGGGCCCCTCCCCGAGACGCCGCTGACCCCCCACCGCCTGGTCCACCAGCCGCTCCGTGTCCTCCTGCTCCTGCTCTGGCCGCCCACCAGCCTGGCTCTCCACAGCCCCCCACTCCGGCCAGGGGCCCGCACCCACACAGCCGGGACCCCGCGCTGCTACTCGGCGGCGGAGCTGCCCCTGggccacacccctccccacctgctgGCTCGAGCGGCCAAGTGGGAGCAGGCGTTGCCGGTGGCGCTGGTGTCCAGCTTGGAGGCGGCGGGCCGCAGGGGCCGGCACGCGGGATCGCCGGCCGGGAACCAGTGCCCCGTGCTGCAGCCCGAGGAGGTGCTGGAAGCTGATGTCCACCAGCGCTCCATCTCGCCCTGGAGATACCG CGTGGACACGGACGAGAGCCGCTACCCCCAGAAGCTGGCCTTCGCCGAGTGCCTGTGCCGGGGCTGCATCAGCGCCAAGACAGGCCGCGAGACGGCTGCGCTCAACTCGGTGCCGCTGGTCCAGAGCCTCCTGGTGCTGCGCCGTCGGCCATGCTCCCGGGATGCGGCGGGGGTGCCCACGCCCGGGGCCTTCACCTTCCACACCGAGTTCATCCGAGTGCCCGTGGGCTGCACCTGTGTCCTGCCCAGGTCGGCCCGGTGA